In Podarcis raffonei isolate rPodRaf1 chromosome 8, rPodRaf1.pri, whole genome shotgun sequence, the genomic window GTGGAGCGGGGCTCCACTCCCGACTCGactctgaaacccttgagagggCAAAAGAAGATGAGGTCCCTGGAGAGAGAAGAGGGTCAGTCCTGGTCGAAAGTCTCCTACAGCTGCCCGTACTGCACCAAGCGCGATTTCAATAGCCTCGCTGTTTTGGAGATCCACCTGAAAACCATCCATGTGGACAAACCTCAGCAAAGCCACACGTGCCAGATTTGCCTTGAATCCATGCCCACGTTGTATAACCTGAACGAACACGTGAGGAAGGTGCATAAAAACCACGCATATCCCAtgatgcagttcagcaacatttcgGCCTTCCACTGCAACTATTGTCCAGAGATGTTTGCGGACATCAACAGCCTGCAGGAACACATCCGTATCGCTCACTGCGGGCCAGGAGCCACAACTCAAGACGGCAACAATGCCTTCTTTTGCAACCAGTGCTCCATGGGCTTTCTGACCGAAGCCTCTCTGACTGAGCACATCCAGCAAACACACTGCAACATAGGAAACTCCAAATTGGATTCCCCTGTTGTTCAGCCATCACAGTCTTTTATGGAGGTATATTCCTGCCCGTATTGCACAAACTCGCCCATTTTTGGCTCTATTCTCAAGCTAACGAAACACATCAAAGAAAACCATAAGAACATTCCACTGGCACACAACAAAAAGTCCAAAGGTGAGCAGAGTCCAGTTTCTTCTGATGTTGAAGTGTCTTCCCCCAAAAGGCAGCGGCTTTCTGCCAGCGTCAATTCAGTTTCGAACGGCGAGTACCCGTGTAACCAGTGCGAACTGAAGTTCTCCAGCTTTGAAAGCTTCCAGACTCATTTGAAGTTGCATTTGGAGTTGTTATTAAGGAAGCAGTCGTGCCCTCAGTGCAAAGAAGACTTTGATTCCCAGGAATCTCTCCTGCAGCACCTCACTGTCCACTACATGACAACCTCAACTCATTATGTCTGCGAGAGCTGCGACAAGCAGTTTTCATCGGTGGACGATCTGCAGAAACATTTGCTGGATATGCATACTTTTGTGTTGTATCACTGCACCCTTTGCCAAGAGGTTTTTGACTCCAAGGTATCTATCCAAGTGCACCTGGCAGTGAAGCACAGCAATGAGAAAAAGATGTATCGGTGTACAGCCTGCAACTGGGATTTTCGGAAGGAGGTGGACCTCCAGATCCACGTGAAGCACAGTCACCTGGGCAACCCTGCAAAGTCTCACAAGTGCATCTTCTGTGGAGAGACGTTTAGCACCGAAGTGGAGCTGCAGTGCCACATCACGACCCACAGCAAAAAGTACAACTGCAAGTTCTGCAGCAAAGCCTTCCACGCCATCATCTTGCTTGAAAAACATTTGCGGGAGAAGCACTGTGTCTTTGATGCCAGTGCTGAGAATGGAACAGCCAATGGCACCGTGCCGGCTAGCAAGAAGGCAGAATCTGCCGATATCCAGAACATGTTGATGAAAAATCCAGACACTTCAAACAGCCACGAAGCTAGCGAGGATGACGTGGATGCTTCGGAGCCCATGTACGGCTGCGATATCTGTGGGGCGGCTTATACGATGGAGGTGCTTTTGCAGAACCACCGTCTGAGGGACCATAACATCAGGCCAGGGGAGGACGACTGTTCCAGGAAGAAAGCAGAGTTCATCAAAGGGAGCCACAAGTGCAACATCTGCTCAAGGACCTTTTTCTCGGAGAACGGCCTCCGGGAGCACATGCAGACCCACCGAGGCCCAGCAAAGCATTACATGTGCCCCATTTGCGGGGAACGCTTCCCGTCCCTCCTGACCCTGACGGAGCATAAAGTCACTCACAGCAAGAGCTTGGATACAGGGACGTGCCGGATCTGCAAAATGCCCCTGCAGAGCGAAGAGGAGTTCATTGAGCACTGCCAGATGCACCCCGACCTCAGAAACTCCCTCACCGGATTCCGCTGTGTTGTCTGCATGCAGACGGTCACCTCGACTCTCGAGCTGAAAATCCACGGAACATTCCATATGCAAAAATTGGCAGGGAACTCTGCGGCGTCTTCTCCCAACGGCCAGGCCTTGCAGAAATTCTACAAGTGTGCTCTTTGCTTGAAGGACTTCAGGAACAAGCAAGACTTGGTGAAGCTGGATGTTAATGGTCTGCCGTATGGCCTGTGTGCTGGGTGCATGACCAGGAGCACCAATGGACAGTCCATGGGCATGACCCCACCAGAAGTTAGCGAAAGACCTTGTGGTAGCCTGAGGTGCCCGGAGTGTAGTGTCAAATTTGAAAGTGCCGAAGACTTAGAAAGCCACCTTCAGTTGGACCACCGAGACCTGACGCCTGAGACCAGTGGCCAGAAGAAGGGTACCCAGACATCCCCTGTTCCCAGAGTAAGTACTGCCATGGGTTAGCTTTACTATAATGAATAATAGTAAGAAGAATAGATACTGACTTCAGAAACTCACATTGCACATAGGGCTCCAATGTGCACTTGAAGCTTCCATTCTCTTTAGTATTGAAAActtcctctgtgtgtgtctggCTCTCCCTTGCTCAGGAGGGAATAAGGGAACCTCTGCTTATACAGGAGTTCCATGTGAGTGTTGGAACTCAGCAAACATTTGCTCTACCATAATTAACTACAAAGTATAGGTGATTTCCCCCCCAACTATAAAAAGATAACATTACATTATTGTTTTTAGAGAAAAATGGTattcttggttgttgttgttgttgtttgcttcagagTTATAGGGTTCTGCTGTCAAAGCTACCTCATTTAGCTACTGGTTCGTTCACAGAGTGGCAAGCACAGTTGTGGTCATAGTTAGGTTAGCAGTGTCATTATATCCATAAAAGACTCATGGTAAGCATCCttccttttaaaagtaattttagaTGGCGTTCCAACTGCCCTGAGCAGGTTAGAAAGGTagataaaagaataaataaataaattcgagTTCCAAATTCGTCATTTCACTTAAACTCTCATATAAAAATTGATTGGGCACTACTTGGATACTGCTTCATACTGGCCATTCTGTCTGCGTTCCAACACTGAGgagtgggaaagtgtgcctcacaGGTGAGCGACTCCACAAATAAAAGTTTTGGCGGAGTGTGGAATGCACCTGCTCGTCTCTGCCCAAACTCCAGCGTGGATCATAGCAGCTAGAAATAGATTCCTAAAAGACCTCCTTGCACATGTCTGATTCAGAGCGTAGTGAAGTGACACCACTCTCAGAGGCCACTTCAGACGACAGAGAACCTGTGTGGTGCAATGGCTAGAGCATGGCTAGACTAAGActcgggagaccagggttcaaatctccattcagatatgaagctcaccaggtgatCTTTGGACATTCATTCACTCTCAGCCTGACCTGtctcagggttattgtgaggctAAAATGGGAGACGGACATACATTGTATGCTGCCTTgttcttcttggaggaaaggtgagatataaatgcaatacacaTACATAATACAGATTCTAGGCCTTTTGCTACACTAGGCATGATCATGGCACACAAGGTGGCTTCCTAGAGCACTCCAGAGTATGCTAGTAGGCTTTGCATAGCCAGCAGGCAGTGAAAACACCACCCAGTTGCTGTGTGGACAGCATttttggaaggggccacaacCTACCCCTCATAGGATTGGGAATTTATGACTAATATGCTTTCCTCCATTGGTACGTTCATAGGCCAGCTCATAGACATGGCAACTTGCAAGGCTATATATGCCAGCAGTGGAAAATATATGCTGTGCatctttccctctccctgccccccatgcAGAAATTAATCCCCATGCCACTTTTTCTAACATTTGAAATGACTCAACAAGAAAAACTTGTTAACCTTTCTTCAGGCATTGGACAGGGGATTTTGTAGGACACTGTTGAGCATGGGCCTTGCACAGAGGAATGTGGCAGCTCAATGCCAGAAGAaggtgctgtagctcagtggtagaacacatgctttgcatgcagaaggtcccagtttcagtccTCGCCATTCccaagtagggctggaaaaggTGGCTCTAAGATCCCAGTCAATGTAGATATCAATGTGTTAGATGGACCAGTAATTTGACTCCATATGAAGTTCGCTTTCTATGCTTTTTCTCCCATCTATTCAACCATGTCCTATAAAGGGAGACTGAAACATTCCTGACCTTAGGCTGGAAGTAGGCTATTATGGAGGTTTGATGGGGGAGGGCGAAAGCATCGACCACACATCTCTTTTTCTCTAGTGATTTCAGCAGCTGCAAAACACGCATCACAATGGTACCTTGTTGCCTGTTTCCCCACCTCTACAAACAGAAGCTAGTGGAATTCAGCAGAGGTGAGGGAATGTGCACCATGATGATCATCAAatcatagaagggaccctgagtccaacccccctgcaatgcaggaatctctacaTGTGGTGCCCCATTCAGTTTGAAACCATGCTgcaccctgcttagctttgcaaatgagctagcagttttactgctgcaccactaggaggggATATGCCATGCAAAACCGTTTCAGGTGTGTGCCTCTCCTCTACCCCCCTCCCAGCAAAGGGCTACTCAGTGCACCCTGTACCTTGGCACACCTTGGAACACCAGAAGACCTGGTGGTGGTGCAGCTGTTGGCACAGGCAGTTTTACTACAGTGGTCAGCAGAAAACCTACCCCTTTTAATGCTCTAACAATATAGCCTGTCCAAGTGCAActttggggcattgtgggaagatCAGAAAGGTAGCTTCATTCTTTACCTGCTGGGCGAATCTGAGCCAAGGGGGTCTTGCCTCAAGCACAGATGGGCCCTTCTGGCATGATGATCAGCCATGCTGAGTGCTGCTGCCATGTCCTATATTTTGCAGTAGGAGATGTTTccaggggggagaagaagagaggaCACAGGgctggtgctttaaaaaaaaaatgcagtcagAACCCTCTATCATGCCACTCTCCAGCTTAATTACAAACCAGGATAAGAACCCTGCCCTCCTCCCTCAACAAAAGCTCCTATATTGCTTTGGGTAgtggaagagggggaaaaacacccAAAGTCCTTAGTTCAGTTAGGTAGGCACTTTATCTTTGAAGAACTTTCTTCAATATGTTGCATGTATTAAAAAGTGATTTTTTCCCCCGGGTTGCCTTTACACAAAACATTGATTAAGTAGCAGCTATTCCCAGACTACCTCATGATCAAACCAGCAGCTGCTTCCTTACATAAGTTTCTGCAGATAAGTCTGCCACTGGCATCTGTACTAATAGGATTCTTGGCTATTTCGGCACATCGGCAACCTTCTGAGAGAGCTTTTCATGTCTGCAGTTTGTGGCCTTTGGAAATAATTTCTTCAAACTACTATTTGTGGCTCGGAAGGCTGCTTGTTTCTGGGTTTCCCGAATAAAATCTGATGGACTAGCGAGGCTCGGCACTTTTTTCTCAGTTGACGGGCAAAGCAGCTGCACGTATAACATCCTttgtgcccccctcccaaaaCGTTTTTAATTACCTTTGATTCATCGCATAAAGCCCCCGACTCGCTTGGCGCTATTCGAAgctcctcctcccccactccACGTGAGCCAGAAGTCCACCCGCCCTGCCCCTCTCTGCCCCGACGAAGCATCATCTTGTACGTGGCTGGGATAGAGCTGTTAAAAGTCTGTCTTGTAGATCTTGCTGATCTGCGACAATGTGTTGGGTTCAAAGGATTTCTCGGAGCTTGAAACAATCCGAGCGGAAGATTCTTTGCTTTGTTTCACTTGCTGCTTTAGCACTGCAACTACATACTCGCTCCCTTGGGGTCAAGCGAATCGGTGACTAGACCTGCCTCCAGCTGTGTTATACATCTAATTCTGCAGAGAATAAAATACGAAATGGAAACACCTCTCCCTTCAGCGTGCTGCCTCTTGAGAGTTCATCATCCAAAACTACTTATTAGCCCCATCGCCGCCTTTCTCCTCCTTGCTTCTTCATTGTGTTTCACACTCCTCTTGAAGAACAGCCCTATTCTTTTATGCCAGGCTAATTCTGATTTCGTATGGCTGTGCACACAGAGGCTAAAATGCTCCAGCCTCTCACTGTACTCACTCCCCCCCCTTCACCATTATCGTGAATGGAAATGGTTGCCGTCCTCCTTACTCCTACTTTTAACTCTGTCTCTTCAACAAAGCTTCTATACCTCCTCTTCCCTCAGGAGAGAATTTAAGTTCTTCAACAAAGTAAATGCTTTGAATCTTGCCCCaagagggcagatttcttttgtaGAAGATAATGAAAAATCAGAATTCAGGCCTGCACCAAATTACACTTTACACAGGAGCCTGCGATTGGCATATATGCTAATGCCTCAGATCCACCATTCTACCTTCCTGTTAAACAATAACTATCCCGCGAACAGGCTGATGGATGCAAACCCACAATGCCCCTTGCCCTATTTATCTGCCCCCTTGGTGTTCTCTGTGGACTAAAATTGGACCTAAAATTGCTCTAGGTCTGGGTTCTGCCCTATATCCACAGGCACTGTCAACTTTGACATATGACAGGACATAAGCAAGACCCATCTCTCTGTGGAGGAGCCATGGCCCATGTGTAGAGTCCTCCCTTAGCGAGAACATTTGAATTTCAGTGAGGGGCCTCTGCCCCCAGCCTTTTTGCGATGCCCCTTCTTTTCAGAATGCTTCAGTTTTAAATGCCGGGGGGCATATTGCCCCCACTCTATTCACAGTCCTGGCCATGCCCCCCTGGTCTAAATTTCTCATCAGTCCtgtatgcacaccatacatttaaaataccccttgcaaagaatcatagaattgtagagttggaaggggccaagagggtcatttagtccaaccccatgcaataaagggggtctcaactaaagcatccatggctgaTGGctatccaatcttcttttaaaaaaaaatattcaaaattaaaacagaacatattatccagaaacatatcatctttatcccccccatttttcctccctcccccaccctcccacacaaaacccacccacacacccccccggcttccctcagttccagtctttgatttctctgagaatgctgttttctgcatgttacaaagttgtatagatcctcaaactatttagctgattattatcaataaaaagtttgtgattgtttattcaaagccagccaaggagtccagttcgcttttttgcgtcttcaaatactttgtaaagggttcccattcatctttaaagtcacagttatccttgttccgtagcttatatgtcagttttgccagttctgcatagtccatcaatttttcttgccatgattctttagctaTGCAATcttcaaagaaggagagtccaccacctcttgggAGTCTGCTCCATTGCTGAACATCTCTTACTTGGGTATAAGTCAGCTTGCTGGGTTTTTGGAAGAAATCCTTTTCATAACTGTCAGGAAGTGCACGTCCTGTCCAATCAGGATGTCCCTATTCACAAGTAACAGGCAATATAGGCTGAGTTCACCTAGCTCCTGTTGCCTGGAGGTCCTGTTGAACAAACTTCCCAACTCAGCATGAGTTCCAGTGAAAGTAATCAGACTTTACTTTCGTAggatcatttttattttcatgaaAGTAGGTGGATTTTATGAGGGTGGGCGGAATTTAAGAATTTTCATTGGAGCATCTTGCCTTTTGAAGATGAAATGACTGAGTCCTCTCACCTTTTTTAACCAGTAGCAGAAAGACGAAAGCATTGCTGCTGCTTTAGCAATGTTGTAATCTTGCTCCCAGGAGTATCCTGTCCCAGGTGGCTGGACAGGTGGCAGAAAGGCTTTTGTTTGTTGGGGGAAGAAGACAAACCTCGGACTACCTTCTTTCTAAAGGCAAGGCACTCCTCTTTCCCAGTTATCAAAATCTGCCTGCCTGAAAGATTAATCTCATGTAATAATATTCTCATGGAATTTGTTCTTAATGTCTGCTCATTTGTTTTGggtatttttaatgaatattttagacTGTctactgtaaactgctttgtggtcTTGGACCTAGTAAGCAGTATACATGTTTTGATAAAtgaacagaatagaatagaatagaatagaaatctTCTGGAGAGGTTTTCGCTTCAGCCTCCCATCTTGCTCCTttggtttcagtgggacttaggtGACAATCCTGTAATCACTTAGCAgtgagtaagttccactgagtatAGTCAGCCTTATGTTTGAGTAAGCGTGCGAAAGGATTGCACTGTTGGTAACACTTAACCTTAACATGATGAAGGCAAATGAATGCCAGATGAAAAGATGTGGGGTGTGCAATTAAGGCAGGAACACATTTTTCCTTTTAGGATAATTTCAATAGATTATTTATCTCTTTCATTTCGATGCTTTCCCTCTTCctcacacatgcacgcacacacacactgcatttctGAAGCTCATTGATCACAACTAACCCCATAGATTTAGAAGCTTTCGTGATTACAGAAAAGGCCCCTGAATGCTCATATCCTTTCCAAAGAACCATAGCTTTCAGaagcttgttaaaaaaaaaagatgt contains:
- the ZNF423 gene encoding zinc finger protein 423 isoform X4 translates to MSRRKQAKPRSVKVEEGESSDFTLNWDSSVTQSDGDDDPQLSWVASSPSSKDVASPTQMIGDGCDLGIGEEEGGTGLPYPCQFCDKSFIRLSYLKRHEQIHSDKLPFKCTYCSRLFKHKRSRDRHIKLHTGDKKYHCHECEAAFSRSDHLKIHLKTHSSSKPFKCTVCKRGFSSTSSLQSHMQAHKKNKEHLAKSEKDGKKDDFMCDYCEETFSQTEELEKHVMTRHPQLSEKADLQCIHCPEVFADENSLLSHIHQAHANKKHKCPMCPEQFSSVEEVYCHLDSHRQPDSSNHSISPDPVLGSVASMSSATPDSSASVERGSTPDSTLKPLRGQKKMRSLEREEGQSWSKVSYSCPYCTKRDFNSLAVLEIHLKTIHVDKPQQSHTCQICLESMPTLYNLNEHVRKVHKNHAYPMMQFSNISAFHCNYCPEMFADINSLQEHIRIAHCGPGATTQDGNNAFFCNQCSMGFLTEASLTEHIQQTHCNIGNSKLDSPVVQPSQSFMEVYSCPYCTNSPIFGSILKLTKHIKENHKNIPLAHNKKSKGEQSPVSSDVEVSSPKRQRLSASVNSVSNGEYPCNQCELKFSSFESFQTHLKLHLELLLRKQSCPQCKEDFDSQESLLQHLTVHYMTTSTHYVCESCDKQFSSVDDLQKHLLDMHTFVLYHCTLCQEVFDSKVSIQVHLAVKHSNEKKMYRCTACNWDFRKEVDLQIHVKHSHLGNPAKSHKCIFCGETFSTEVELQCHITTHSKKYNCKFCSKAFHAIILLEKHLREKHCVFDASAENGTANGTVPASKKAESADIQNMLMKNPDTSNSHEASEDDVDASEPMYGCDICGAAYTMEVLLQNHRLRDHNIRPGEDDCSRKKAEFIKGSHKCNICSRTFFSENGLREHMQTHRGPAKHYMCPICGERFPSLLTLTEHKVTHSKSLDTGTCRICKMPLQSEEEFIEHCQMHPDLRNSLTGFRCVVCMQTVTSTLELKIHGTFHMQKLAGNSAASSPNGQALQKFYKCALCLKDFRNKQDLVKLDVNGLPYGLCAGCMTRSTNGQSMGMTPPEVSERPCGSLRCPECSVKFESAEDLESHLQLDHRDLTPETSGQKKGTQTSPVPRKKTYQCIKCQMTFENEREIQIHVANHMIGAAPAPNGEALHSFPAPGLLERRIMKNAITEEGINHECKLCNQMFDSPAKLLCHLIEHSFEGMGGTFKCPVCFTVFVQANKLQQHIFAVHGQEDKIYDCSQCPQKFFFQTELQNHTLSQHAQ
- the ZNF423 gene encoding zinc finger protein 423 isoform X1; protein product: MSRRKQAKPRSVKVEEGESSDFTLNWDSSVTQSGGLGGELENDTRDSRALEERNSITSQEERNEEDEDMEDESIYTCDNCQQDFDSLADLTEHRAHNCPGDGDDDPQLSWVASSPSSKDVASPTQMIGDGCDLGIGEEEGGTGLPYPCQFCDKSFIRLSYLKRHEQIHSDKLPFKCTYCSRLFKHKRSRDRHIKLHTGDKKYHCHECEAAFSRSDHLKIHLKTHSSSKPFKCTVCKRGFSSTSSLQSHMQAHKKNKEHLAKSEKDGKKDDFMCDYCEETFSQTEELEKHVMTRHPQLSEKADLQCIHCPEVFADENSLLSHIHQAHANKKHKCPMCPEQFSSVEEVYCHLDSHRQPDSSNHSISPDPVLGSVASMSSATPDSSASVERGSTPDSTLKPLRGQKKMRSLEREEGQSWSKVSYSCPYCTKRDFNSLAVLEIHLKTIHVDKPQQSHTCQICLESMPTLYNLNEHVRKVHKNHAYPMMQFSNISAFHCNYCPEMFADINSLQEHIRIAHCGPGATTQDGNNAFFCNQCSMGFLTEASLTEHIQQTHCNIGNSKLDSPVVQPSQSFMEVYSCPYCTNSPIFGSILKLTKHIKENHKNIPLAHNKKSKGEQSPVSSDVEVSSPKRQRLSASVNSVSNGEYPCNQCELKFSSFESFQTHLKLHLELLLRKQSCPQCKEDFDSQESLLQHLTVHYMTTSTHYVCESCDKQFSSVDDLQKHLLDMHTFVLYHCTLCQEVFDSKVSIQVHLAVKHSNEKKMYRCTACNWDFRKEVDLQIHVKHSHLGNPAKSHKCIFCGETFSTEVELQCHITTHSKKYNCKFCSKAFHAIILLEKHLREKHCVFDASAENGTANGTVPASKKAESADIQNMLMKNPDTSNSHEASEDDVDASEPMYGCDICGAAYTMEVLLQNHRLRDHNIRPGEDDCSRKKAEFIKGSHKCNICSRTFFSENGLREHMQTHRGPAKHYMCPICGERFPSLLTLTEHKVTHSKSLDTGTCRICKMPLQSEEEFIEHCQMHPDLRNSLTGFRCVVCMQTVTSTLELKIHGTFHMQKLAGNSAASSPNGQALQKFYKCALCLKDFRNKQDLVKLDVNGLPYGLCAGCMTRSTNGQSMGMTPPEVSERPCGSLRCPECSVKFESAEDLESHLQLDHRDLTPETSGQKKGTQTSPVPRKKTYQCIKCQMTFENEREIQIHVANHMIGAAPAPNGEALHSFPAPGLLERRIMKNAITEEGINHECKLCNQMFDSPAKLLCHLIEHSFEGMGGTFKCPVCFTVFVQANKLQQHIFAVHGQEDKIYDCSQCPQKFFFQTELQNHTLSQHAQ
- the ZNF423 gene encoding zinc finger protein 423 isoform X3, whose amino-acid sequence is MSRRKQAKPRSVKVEEGESSDFTLNWDSSVTQSGGLGGELENDTRDSRALEERNSITSQEERNEEDEDMEDESIYTCDNCQQDFDSLADLTEHRAHNCPGDGDDDPQLSWVASSPSSKDVASPTQMIGDGCDLGIGEEEGGTGLPYPCQFCDKSFIRLSYLKRHEQIHSDKLPFKCTYCSRLFKHKRSRDRHIKLHTGDKKYHCHECEAAFSRSDHLKIHLKTHSSSKPFKCTVCKRGFSSTSSLQSHMQAHKKNKEHLAKSEKDGKKDDFMCDYCEETFSQTEELEKHVMTRHPQLSEKADLQCIHCPEVFADENSLLSHIHQAHANKKHKCPMCPEQFSSVEEVYCHLDSHRQPDSSNHSISPDPVLGSVASMSSATPDSSASVERGSTPDSTLKPLRGQKKMRSLEREEGQSWSKVSYSCPYCTKRDFNSLAVLEIHLKTIHVDKPQQSHTCQICLESMPTLYNLNEHVRKVHKNHAYPMMQFSNISAFHCNYCPEMFADINSLQEHIRIAHCGPGATTQDGNNAFFCNQCSMGFLTEASLTEHIQQTHCNIGNSKLDSPVVQPSQSFMEVYSCPYCTNSPIFGSILKLTKHIKENHKNIPLAHNKKSKGEQSPVSSDVEVSSPKRQRLSASVNSVSNGEYPCNQCELKFSSFESFQTHLKLHLELLLRKQSCPQCKEDFDSQESLLQHLTVHYMTTSTHYVCESCDKQFSSVDDLQKHLLDMHTFVLYHCTLCQEVFDSKVSIQVHLAVKHSNEKKMYRCTACNWDFRKEVDLQIHVKHSHLGNPAKSHKCIFCGETFSTEVELQCHITTHSKKYNCKFCSKAFHAIILLEKHLREKHCVFDASAENGTANGTVPASKKAESADIQNMLMKNPDTSNSHEASEDDVDASEPMYGCDICGAAYTMEVLLQNHRLRDHNIRPGEDDCSRKKAEFIKGSHKCNICSRTFFSENGLREHMQTHRGPAKHYMCPICGERFPSLLTLTEHKVTHSKSLDTGTCRICKMPLQSEEEFIEHCQMHPDLRNSLTGFRCVVCMQTVTSTLELKIHGTFHMQKLAGNSAASSPNGQALQKFYKCALCLKDFRNKQDLVKLDVNGLPYGLCAGCMTRSTNGQSMGMTPPEVSERPCGSLRCPECSVKFESAEDLESHLQLDHRDLTPETSGQKKGTQTSPVPRKKTYQCIKCQMTFENEREIQIHVANHMIEEGINHECKLCNQMFDSPAKLLCHLIEHSFEGMGGTFKCPVCFTVFVQANKLQQHIFAVHGQEDKIYDCSQCPQKFFFQTELQNHTLSQHAQ
- the ZNF423 gene encoding zinc finger protein 423 isoform X2; its protein translation is MSRRKQAKPRSVKGGLGGELENDTRDSRALEERNSITSQEERNEEDEDMEDESIYTCDNCQQDFDSLADLTEHRAHNCPGDGDDDPQLSWVASSPSSKDVASPTQMIGDGCDLGIGEEEGGTGLPYPCQFCDKSFIRLSYLKRHEQIHSDKLPFKCTYCSRLFKHKRSRDRHIKLHTGDKKYHCHECEAAFSRSDHLKIHLKTHSSSKPFKCTVCKRGFSSTSSLQSHMQAHKKNKEHLAKSEKDGKKDDFMCDYCEETFSQTEELEKHVMTRHPQLSEKADLQCIHCPEVFADENSLLSHIHQAHANKKHKCPMCPEQFSSVEEVYCHLDSHRQPDSSNHSISPDPVLGSVASMSSATPDSSASVERGSTPDSTLKPLRGQKKMRSLEREEGQSWSKVSYSCPYCTKRDFNSLAVLEIHLKTIHVDKPQQSHTCQICLESMPTLYNLNEHVRKVHKNHAYPMMQFSNISAFHCNYCPEMFADINSLQEHIRIAHCGPGATTQDGNNAFFCNQCSMGFLTEASLTEHIQQTHCNIGNSKLDSPVVQPSQSFMEVYSCPYCTNSPIFGSILKLTKHIKENHKNIPLAHNKKSKGEQSPVSSDVEVSSPKRQRLSASVNSVSNGEYPCNQCELKFSSFESFQTHLKLHLELLLRKQSCPQCKEDFDSQESLLQHLTVHYMTTSTHYVCESCDKQFSSVDDLQKHLLDMHTFVLYHCTLCQEVFDSKVSIQVHLAVKHSNEKKMYRCTACNWDFRKEVDLQIHVKHSHLGNPAKSHKCIFCGETFSTEVELQCHITTHSKKYNCKFCSKAFHAIILLEKHLREKHCVFDASAENGTANGTVPASKKAESADIQNMLMKNPDTSNSHEASEDDVDASEPMYGCDICGAAYTMEVLLQNHRLRDHNIRPGEDDCSRKKAEFIKGSHKCNICSRTFFSENGLREHMQTHRGPAKHYMCPICGERFPSLLTLTEHKVTHSKSLDTGTCRICKMPLQSEEEFIEHCQMHPDLRNSLTGFRCVVCMQTVTSTLELKIHGTFHMQKLAGNSAASSPNGQALQKFYKCALCLKDFRNKQDLVKLDVNGLPYGLCAGCMTRSTNGQSMGMTPPEVSERPCGSLRCPECSVKFESAEDLESHLQLDHRDLTPETSGQKKGTQTSPVPRKKTYQCIKCQMTFENEREIQIHVANHMIGAAPAPNGEALHSFPAPGLLERRIMKNAITEEGINHECKLCNQMFDSPAKLLCHLIEHSFEGMGGTFKCPVCFTVFVQANKLQQHIFAVHGQEDKIYDCSQCPQKFFFQTELQNHTLSQHAQ